The Silene latifolia isolate original U9 population chromosome X, ASM4854445v1, whole genome shotgun sequence genome contains the following window.
taattttcaaaaagtgagtTTTAAAaggttgtaatcaacaattttctctttatcttattcttcttcttcctGGATCTATTTCCTCTTcattcatttcttcttcttcttcattatcattcttcaataatttcatctaaacaATAGAGTCATTCTCCACACATTCCAGCTAAAAGGGTAACATTGTGTTACCCTATCAATCAAAATGCACAATTGAAATCAATTATAAACAATACCTGCAAATCCCAAATCTTAATATTAAGCACAAACCTCAAAATCTCAAAATTATTACTGTGTAGATAAACGTTCAAATCCTGTTTTTGGTTGTTGCATCCTTTCTGCTGTTTACTTCAGTTAGCTTTGTTTCGTACACCAAAGTATATGTTTAAAATTTGGCAATCAATGCGTTTTGTTTCGTTGTACTCCTAGTGATTACTAGTTTCGGGATTCTATAGGAATGTCGAAACATCCTTTTTTATACAAAGGGGCCGTCTCAAAGAGTATATATACAGAGCGAGGGCAAAAGGAGGGATGTTTCGACATTGCTATAGAATCCCGAAACCAGTAGTCACATAGTAAACCACAGCCCTTGCTCTCTTTACTGGTTTCGGGTTTCTATAGCAAACCCGTGGACACTTGAATGGCAAAGTTTAGATAGTAAACTGGCTGTGGTTTGTTATCAGAGATTAAACTAGGCAGGAGTGAGGCGCAGGACACTTGAATGTTTAACCagtgaacaacaacaacaacaacaacaacaacatcagagccttaatcccaaaatgatttggggtcggctgacatgaatcatcctttcgaaccgtccatcaATGTCTGATAaaaccttaatcccaaaatgttTAACCAGTGAACTCGGAAAAAAATGGTCAGATATACAGAACCCGTCAATCTAAATCATAAAATGTTCAAGACATACATCACAAGTCACAACATGGAACACATAATTCACAGCCACCAAACCTACTACAGATCAATGTCATAATTCACGGCCACCAACCGGCCAACCCTATTATATCAATGTCTGATAAAACACAAATAAACGAGTTTTTTTTTATACAAAGGGGCCGTCTCAAAGTTTGAGACCGACTCACACAATTATTAATGTTGATAAAATCACCAATCAAATTGTGTTCAGAAACTAGCACATGAAGGTCCTTGATGATCTCCAGAGGGTAATTTCTGAGGTTAAAATGCTTTTCAGGATGATTCAACACTTCTTAAATGAGATTATGTGCTACATTGAAGATGTTTCAATCACATAATTCATATCATACCAATTGTAGCAGTGTAAAGTACCAAAACCTGGGAATCACGGTTTTCGGCTTCTTGTTTATGTGTGGTTGAAATTGCGGAGTATTTCCGAGAATATAACCCAACCAGCACCACCGATGACTAGAGAGAGAGTAAATTTTCCTCCGGGTACCAACTGAGGCACTTTCGGAAGTTCTGGTGAAGTCAGGTAGCGGTCGGACCAGGACATCATGGCAGGGAGGAGTCCAAACAGCACCAAAACTGCAGATTTCGCGAGCACCCCGATAATAATTGAACAAAATTACGTTAGTGCCTTAAAGACTCAAGCGTATAGTATAAAGCAGGGGATCGGATGTATGTAGCCTTCTATTGCATTGAAAACATAGGAACGCTAATTCTAGATGACCTATAATGAAAATTGAGTCGAGCACTAAGACAACCAATCGCTACTTCACTATATAAGAAGCACATATTTGTTGTCATCGTATCACTAAGCATTGATTTATTCGGAACATATCTTTAACATGAGAACGCATTCAAATAGCCATAGAGGGAGGGAAAAGAGAGAACCTCCATACGTTCCGGCAAAATCTAGTGCCTTGAAAAAGATCTCCGGGTCTAACAGTGAAAGTAGTAATGGTGGAAACAAAGTAAGTATATATGGAAGTGGCTTGCTTTGTCCTGTGGGTTGTTTCAGCACTGCAAGTAAAATGCAAGCAGAGGTTCATTGCTTAGTAAGACAGCCAACATAAAACCAGCTTAGATGGACGTACACAAATGCACAATACGGAAGTACGGAACCATTCAAATATCGGAAGCCAGCATATGATTCAGATTTCAGAAGATCCGAACAAATTATGAAGGTAATCATCAATCAATGGCCAAAGAAGGCGCGGTTTTGCAAACCATTTATGCAGCCGTTACATCAATTAGGACAAAAATCCATCATAAGCATTCTTGTGCAGGGGTGTACCGAGAATGAACGAAGAATGAAGGAGAAATTCTTACAGTCAGCTAGGAAGTCGACGAGTCCCAGAACGAAACCAATGTATGATGTTCCAATTGCAAGAAGTGAAAATATCTCCACTATTGGCTGTATAGAATAAATGTTGACTCAGAAAAAAAGAAATCTGTAGATATCATCAGTTTCTTTCTAAACTCTTCACTGAACAAATGACCAGAAAAAGATAGTGTAAAACTCACTCCGACTACTCCATTACTTGATCGCAACTGTTGTAATGGATCGATAATTTTCCCAACATCCGAATCAAGATTGGTAATTGTGCCAAGTATTACACCATTCCAAACGAGAAATAGTAGCAAAGGAATTGTTGTTCCTAAAATAACTGCTGTCCTGCAAAAGTCGTAGGTTAATTCCTATCCTGCAAACACTAGACACAATCATAGTTTTAACATAATAAGACTTCCTTTTTTTTGTCTAAGGAGGTAGAAGGGCAAATTTGATGCTGATGGGAATTGAACCTGGGTCATGAGTACCACCCTCAATGACTTCACCGACTAAACTGGCCAATTTCGGCCTTAAACAAACAACATACGTTACAGTAGTGGCAATTGCTCAAGTCGAGACTTAACACTACCAGGCAAATAGTAGTTTAAAGGCTACTAATGAGAAGTTAACCTCACTTTTGACAGGTCACCTTCCAGGTTTGTGCAAAGAACAGGTACCACATTCTGATGAAACCAATGAATAAGTTAGCATAATTAAGCTGATATATGACTACAAAAAAGTGTACAAGTAATACTGGAACGAGACAGCTCGTTTTACTTGGTAGACAAAAGCAAGTGCTATGATGGGTATACTTGAAGGCAACGCTTCAAAATTAGCCTTAAGGAGGGCTTCAAAATGCAGGTCTCCACTCGCAACAACCTGAAAAGGGTAAAATGTTAGGAcatatttgttgatgatgacatgcccaattTAATCGTGTTTCTAAGTGTACCATTTCAGGAATAATACAACCTCCTCaagcaagaattaatcaatgtcaaagtcaagaatggttgataatttactacccaagatttagagtcaattgtgtcatctaatgtacaagttagggagtagagTATTTAAAAGCAATAACAACAGTCAAGACTACTGTTACCCTTACAAGTAACAATAGCCTGGAACACTTGAAATTCAATTTcctttcgaaaatcctttttatCCTTTTTAAATGGCTTGGATTTAATTAACAACTTTCAGATTTCTTCTCTAAAGATTTGGGTTTCTAGAAAAAGGAAAAGGTTTagctaattatcaattcaaattatttcctctttgtgccaatttgtctccttggtcttttataaaacaaagtttgctttttgccatttttgtgaaagcttgtcatcttgtgacttgttttccactctttgttttctgaaaaatcaaaggctggataattacaaaccttattttcttcttttgCCTCTCAATAAAAGTAccttcttttgtgcaagtttggggaAGTGTTGGTCTTTTCTGGTCATTTGTTCATCACCTTTGACTCACAAACtcaaagtatttttgcaaaatcagttttaaaagaactcgaaattttctttgcaaaaaatcttctaagtcttcaaTTGTGACAGTCGAAATCACTGTTACTTCACAGTGTTGTACCCTCTCATCTAGAAATCGTTTGtaccaataagttgtccttctcaattctttttaagaatcagtctaaggaaacttggtttgaaaacattctagttagagtgtcgagtttgcaaaattgttttgaaGTTTTCAAATCTTTTTGATATTTTGCAAAGCtttcaaagtcttcaagtgttacaatcacaGTGACTGTTGCTTTAAGTATTAAACTCTCACTTATaaaccgtttgatcttgtaagttgtccatatcaattcttgttaaagaatcagtccgtggaaacttgatccttgtaaacgttctaagttagagtgttgagttctaggacggagtagtcctttaactcttgtggcaaccggagtaggttgtgagttgttgagttctaggacggagtagtcctctaACTCgtgtggcaaccggagtaggttgttggtagttcatagacggagtagtcttagaacttgtgtcgcaaccggagtaggttgttagTCCTTTTGTTGTTAGTGTTTCAAAGTAATCGGAGTAGATTACATCACTtatcaataaaagaagattggacgtaggcctttagagtgtcggccgaaccaat
Protein-coding sequences here:
- the LOC141616763 gene encoding uncharacterized protein LOC141616763 isoform X2; protein product: MACIGCWAYMVVTGLYIAEVNLNTMCELGSGGVSLVSMAKRTLGSVGVQITCWTYIFIHYALLVAYIARSSEIITNYLGIPLWESGTIFSLVFGALCYFGSQRFIGAVNGLLVLGIITSFTALVVVASGDLHFEALLKANFEALPSSIPIIALAFVYQNVVPVLCTNLEGDLSKVRTAVILGTTIPLLLFLVWNGVILGTITNLDSDVGKIIDPLQQLRSSNGVVGPIVEIFSLLAIGTSYIGFVLGLVDFLADLLKQPTGQSKPLPYILTLFPPLLLSLLDPEIFFKALDFAGTYGVLVLFGLLPAMMSWSDRYLTSPELPKVPQLVPGGKFTLSLVIGGAGWVIFSEILRNFNHT